The segment GCACGCGAAGGCGCTCACCGGCGAGCTAGCGCTGATGCGGACTCCACTGTCGACCGTGACGACGGCCTGCCCATTGATCGCCGAGTTCGCGGCGCTGGTTGCGACGACGTGGAAGACGCCGGAGACCGCCGGCGCCGTGTACTGGCCCGCTTGGGTGACCGCGCCCCCGCTGGCGCCCTCCTGAACCTGCCAGCTCACGGCGGTGTTGGACGTGCCCGTCACCGTCGCGCTGAACGCGATCGAGCCGCCGGGCTGGATCGTCGCCGCGGATGGTGTGACCGAGACGGTGACGACGAGCGCGGTCACGTTCACGGTCGCAGTATCGTTCTTGGAGGGATCGGCCACGCTCGTGGCGACGACGTGGTAGGTCCCCGCTGCCGAGGGGGCGGTGTAGACCCCGGCCGCGGTGACCGCGCCGCCCGCGGATCCCTCCTGCACCTTCCAGGTCGCGGCAGTGTTGGCCGTGCCGGTGACGATCGCGCTGAACGAGACGCTCCCGCTGCTCGTGACGGATGTCGTGTGCGGCGTGATGGAGATCATGACCGTCGGAGCGGGGGTCACGAGGATCGTGGAGAGCGAGGACACCGTCAGGTCAGCGACCGCTCTTGCCAGCACGTGATACGTCCCGGGTGTCGGAGGGGCGACGTAGCGGCCCGTCGCATCAATGGCTCCGCCACCGGCCTCCTGCACGGACCACGCGACGCTCGCGTTCGCCGTTCCGGTCACGATGGCGTCGAACTTCACGACGTCACCGGGCCGGATCTCCACGCTGCCAGGCCGGAGGTCGATCGAGATCGTGTTCGCGGCCGGATCGCTTGCGACGTGCGCGGGACTGCAAGCGACGACCGTCAGCGCGGCGCCGAGGATCGAGAGGCTCGCTTTCCGATGGACCATCATGCGGCATCCCCTTCGGTCGTCTCCACGCAGAGAACGACGCATCTAGCGATGTCGTCACAACGATGCGGGCTACTAGAAGCGGGCGGCTGCTTGGGCGCAAGGGAGTAGAAGTGGAAAGGTGCTCACAGAGCAACGCCACTAAAACTTTGCAGGGCGCGCCGCAGGGTGACCCGTAGTCGGGCTGTCGCGGTCCTTCTTCTCGCGCTCGAACTTGCGTCCGCTTGGAGAGTCCGCACGAGTGAACGTATGCGGCACCACACCAGCCGCCCGCTCGTGGTCGCCGGCGCACTGCACGAACAGCAACTCTTCAGGTCGTCCCAGTTCTCGATCACAGCGCGACCGACGCCTGCGTTCTTGCATTCCTGCCACCAGACGCGCCCCAGCGCTGCGAGCGGCCCGCTCTTAGCGGACGAAGTCCAAGCCGCTTTCCAATGTTGCTCGCCTGCCCGCCGGCGCCATTGACAACCGCGCCGGGCGGTCCAGACTGCCGCGCCATGAGCTCCCTCCGCAGCGTCGCGGTCGCCGCCGCGCTGCTCGCGGCGTGCAGCAAGCCTTCAGCGCCGCAAGGCCCGGCGGACGTGCAGGTCTCTACGGATCTTCATCCCGGGATGGTGGATACGGCCCTGGCGATGATCGCGCGCAACGGAGGTCCGCGCGGCCAGCGGATTGCCGGAATGCACGCGGGAGTGTCGTCTCTCCCGGGCCCGGCGGGAGCGCCGGTGGCCGGCACGGAGCAGGCTCCGAAGCCCGCTGCCGCAGGCGACGTCCGATGGGACAGCGATCCGTTCGGGGCCATCGCCGCAGCGGCCAAGGGCGAGTTGCTTCCGGCGCCGACGACCGGTCTCGACGTCCCGCCGCTGTGGAAGGATCCCGCGGGCACCTGGGTAGCCATCGGCGGACGCGCGGTGGTGTTGCTCGTCGCCACCGACGAGCTCGGCGACCACGGTGCGCCGGTCCGGTTCACCGCGCTCACCGAATCCTGGCTGAAGGGCAAGGTCGCGCTCCCATCGCCGACGGCAGGGATGGCGCTGGCCCACTTCGCGGCTCTCTACGCCGCCTGGGGCGCGGAGCGGATGGACGCATGGCTCAAGCAGCTGAAGGCGAACGAGCCCCAGCTCTACGACAACGACGATCAGGTCCGACAGGCCGTGGTCAGCGGGCGCGCCACCGTCGGCCTGGTGGCGAGCGACGAGGCGGCGAAGGCGGCGGCCAGCGCCGCGCACGTCCTTGCCGTCTATCCGAATCAGAAGAGCATCGGCACGTTCGTCTGGCCCACTGCTCTCTCGGTGCCGAAGTCTGCGAAGAACCCAGAATCGGCGCAGAAGCTCGCCGAGCGCCTCGCGGACCGCAGCATCGAGCAGCTCCTCGTCGCGCGCGTGCCCGGGTACCTCCCTCTGCGCAACGACATCCCTGTTCCGCCCGGAGTGCGATCCGCGGCGAACCTGGTCGTGGTCTCTGTCGACCCCGCGCGCATCGTGACCGAAATCGGGCAGCGCAAAGCCGCGCTTGCCGCTTGGGCGGCATCGATCCCGCACTCGCTTCCCGGCGGTGCGCAGGCGCAGACGAGATGAATTCCTAGCCCGAGGGGATTCCCGGCAAACGGGCGATCCCGAGCAGCTCGCGCATCGGCAAAGCCGCGTCCAGCTCGCGGCGCGGCCGCCCTTCCCGGAGCACATAGCGGTTGCGCCTGCCGGCGCGCTCGCGAAGCAGATATCCGCCTTGCTCGAGCTCGGAGACGATCCGCTGCACGGCGCGCTCGGTGATCCCGATCCGATCGGCCACCTCGCGCAAGGTGACCGATGGGTCCTGCGCGATGCAACGCAGGACGTAGAAGTGATTGGTCAGAAAGCCCCAGGTCGGTTCGCCCATGCAGCCCATCCTGCACCGGGCGGCGATCCCGTCCAGAAAATCGCGATCCGCTAGTCTGGCTTCGCCGCCGGCCGCCCCGTGACGTCCTGCAGGTCGAGGGGCAGCTCGATCGACGGCAGCACGATCTTCGGCAGCTCGGGAAGCGGCGGCAGCGGTTGCTGCGCCACCACGAGCGCCGCCCGCTTGCCGATGTCGTCTTCGCGCGGGGTCAGCCCAGTGAGCCAGGTGATCACCTTTTCCAGCGTGTGGAAGAACCGGAAGCGGAAGAGCGCCTCGTTCAGCCAGCCGACGGTGATGCAGTAGTACTTCGCGTACGGCGCCGAATGATGGACCGCATGGTGGTCGGGCGGCAGGATCAGACCGGCGCGCTGCAGCAGACTGGCGATCTTCGGCGGCGCATCCATGTGCGCCCACTTGTGGAACTGATTCGTGCCGAAGATGGCGAGGCACATCGCGAATGTCATCGCCGCGAGGAAGAACCAACCGGTCTCGTCCGGCAAGAGCGCGGCGCCGGCGGCGGCAGGAATGGAGATGAAGCAGTTGTTTCCGTTGGTCTCCACGAAGCCGTGCCTGGTGATCTCCTTTTGATCGACGTGGTGCTCTCGAAACGGCCGGATCAGCGCCTTGCCGATGAACGGCCAGTCCGCCGTCCCCCACGTATCCGCCGTCCAATGCACGAAACCGGAGACGAAATCGCCCGCGACGAACCCCACCATGAAAGCGGCGAGCGCGAGGAAAGGGCTCCGCACGATGCGCGGGATGATCTCCGAGAGCAGCCACGCCATCGTCACCGCGTAGATGATGATGCTGGCGATCTCGAACCTGCGCACCGCGGCGCTGTATCCCTGGCGCAGGACATCGCGGTCGCGTTGCCGGATCTCCAGATCGCTCATGAAGCCGCGCTCCCCCTCCGGGCTTCTTCAGTCTGGCACAGGTGATCACGCGGCGGGAATTCGCGGCCAGGATTCGCCGCCCGCCCGCCGCAAGCATTGCGGGAGGTAGGCGTTTGAGCCACAAGTACGCACATGCGCGTCACCCTGATCGCCGTGCTCGCCATCGTCTCTTGCAAGCAACAACTCCCCGCGCCCGCGCAATCCGGCGTCGCCGACGTCACCATCACCGAGAAGGGATTCGAGCCCGATCGGATCCAGGTGAAAGCCGGCCAGCAGGTCACGCTGCGCTTCACGCGGAAGGTGGCGCAAACCTGCGCGGACGCCGTCGACGTGCAGGGAGATCCGGTCCGCCACATGCTGCCGCTGAATGCGCCCGTCGACGTGAAGGTGACTGCGCCAAAGTCGGGGGAGCTGGCCTTTGCGTGTCCGATGAACATGTACCGCGGAGCGATCGTCGTGGTCGTGCAATAGGAGGCCTGCATGCATCTCGCGCTGCTGCACGATGGACGCCCCGCCCTCCTCCGCGTCGAAGGACCCGCCGGGGCGCCGGCGGCGCTCTTCTTCCATCCTTTCCCGCTGCACGCCGACGCCTGGGAGGAGATGCTCGCCGTTTGCGCGTCCGCGGGACTGTGCGCGGCGGCTCTCGATGCTCCCGGATTCGGCGGCACGCCCCCGCTGGGCCACGCCACGACCATGGATCATCTCGCCGGGCTGGGCGCGGCGGCGCTCGATGCGCTCGGCGCCGCGAAGGCGGCTATCGTCGGATGCTCAATGGGCGGTTACGCCGCGATGGCGTTCGCGCGGAGGTTTCCCCAGCGGATGAAAGCCGCCGTGTTGATCGCCACCAAGGCCAGCGCCGACACCGAGGAAGCGCGCCGCAATCGCGAGCGTCAGGCAGCGCTGGCGCTCGACAAGGGCGCGCAGGCGGTGATCGCCGAGTTTGCCCCGAAGCTGCTCGCGCCGCAGGCGCCGCAATCGATCCGCGACCGCGTGGAAGCGCTCGCCGCACGGGCGACGGCGCAGGGTATCGCCGACACGCTGCGCGGCATGGCGCAGCGACCGGACTCCACGCCCGACCTGCCGGGATGGAGCGTGCCGTGCCTGGTGATCGCGGGCGAGCAGGATCAGCTCATGCCGCGTGCGGAAATGGAGAAGATCGCCGCCGGCGTGCGCGGCGCGACGCTGGAGGTGATCCGCGGCGCCGGGCACCTTCCGTTTCTCGAGAATCCCGCCGCCGTAGCTCCTCTGCTCGTCGCGCACATCCGTAAGTCCGTGTAGGCCAGCGAGGCGGGCCCACGGTCCTCCGTGGCTTGTAGGGGCTCCCGTACAAGTCCCAACCTGAGTCGCAACCACATCCATCACGGAGCGACTCTCAATGGCTTCTTACGATACGTCCTACGAATCACAGGTCCATTCCACCGGCGCCGATCGCCCGCTGCGCCTGAGCTGGAGCGGAATCATCGGCGGAACTGCCCTCGGCTGGAGCATCTTCTCGCTGCTCTCGCTGATCGGCGCCGCGATCGGGTTTGCGAAATTCGATCCGTACTCGGCGCAACCGGCGAGCGGGCTCGGCGCCGGTTCCGGCGTCTTCGGAATCATCGCCTTGATCGCTTCGTCCTTTCTCGGCGCGTTCTTTGCCGTCCGCATCGCCGGCAGCCGCGAGCGCAACGACGCGCTCTTCCACGGCGGAATCTGCTGGGCGCTCTCCATGCTGATCGGAGCGCTCCTCGCGATCGGCGCGGCGCGGACCGCGGCCCAGAGCGCGGCGTCAATCGCCTCCGGCCCGCGGGTGCAGGCGAAGGCCCAGCGGGAAGGCAATCTCCGAGATCGCTCAGCCGGACCCACCGCGCAGGACCGCGAGCGCGCATCGGAAACGGCCGACACGGCAGCGAAGAGCAGCGGCGCGGCGGCAGGCGGCGCGTTCCTCGCTCTGGTCGCTGCTTTGTTCGGCTCCATCGCGGCGGCAAGCCGCTCCTCCGGGCGATCGCTCGCCGAGGAGTTCCGCTTCCACAGACGCCATGGAAACGGCGGCGGCGCGCGTTCCGCGGATTCCGTTTCCTCCGCGCGCGCCGACGACGAGAGGCGTCCGCAGATGTAAGCGTGGAAGCGGCGCGCGCCCTACCCGCGCGCCTTGTGGCCGCACAGTCGCCGGATGCGAGACTCCCCCGTCGAACATCGATCGACGGAAGGAGGGGTTCCACATGTCGGAGACGAGCTTCACGGACGATTTGAAACACATGGTGCGCCACACGGCGGACCGCGTGCAGAATGGACTGCAGCCGGCGCTCGGTAATCTCCGCGCGCTGCCGAAGGCCACGAAGATCAAGATCGGCGCCTGCGCCGCGGCCATCGTGCTCTTCGTCGGCGGGCTCGCGCTGCGGGGCAATACTCCTGCCGCCATCGTCGACGCCCCGCCGGTGCGGACCAGCGACGTCCGCGCCGCTCCCACGGAAACGCGGCAGGCCGCGCGCAATTACGCCGTGGCCAAGGCGGAGCAAGCGAACGGGTCCTACCGCGCCGCGGCCGAGAACTACGCGAACGCGGCCCGCCAGGGCAACAAGCGCGCGCTGACGAAGCTGGTGGCGATGACCCACGCGAAGAAGTGCGAGGCCCGCTCGGAGGCCGCCGACGCGTTGGGCACCCTGCGCGGCAAGAAGGCCAAGCTCGCGCTCAAGAAGCTCGCGCACGCGAAGTTCAAGGACGAGGCGCGCAACCCGGGCATCTTCTCCTGCAGCAGCCGGCGCGCTGCGCAGAAGGCCCTGGAGCGCCAGGCCAGAGGGTAGGCTCGCCGGCGGCGCGCGACCGGAACGGGCCGCGCGCCGCGTTGGTGGGGGCTTACTTCCACCCAGGGAACGGCCAAATCGGCTTGCCGGACTGGAGCTCCTTCGGCCAGACGGTGACGAACTTGCCGTTCTGGATCTGCTCGACCAGCATCTGGTGCTTGTTCTG is part of the Deltaproteobacteria bacterium genome and harbors:
- a CDS encoding cupredoxin domain-containing protein — translated: MRVTLIAVLAIVSCKQQLPAPAQSGVADVTITEKGFEPDRIQVKAGQQVTLRFTRKVAQTCADAVDVQGDPVRHMLPLNAPVDVKVTAPKSGELAFACPMNMYRGAIVVVVQ
- a CDS encoding alpha/beta hydrolase, producing the protein MHLALLHDGRPALLRVEGPAGAPAALFFHPFPLHADAWEEMLAVCASAGLCAAALDAPGFGGTPPLGHATTMDHLAGLGAAALDALGAAKAAIVGCSMGGYAAMAFARRFPQRMKAAVLIATKASADTEEARRNRERQAALALDKGAQAVIAEFAPKLLAPQAPQSIRDRVEALAARATAQGIADTLRGMAQRPDSTPDLPGWSVPCLVIAGEQDQLMPRAEMEKIAAGVRGATLEVIRGAGHLPFLENPAAVAPLLVAHIRKSV
- a CDS encoding carotenoid synthesis regulator CarF; its protein translation is MSDLEIRQRDRDVLRQGYSAAVRRFEIASIIIYAVTMAWLLSEIIPRIVRSPFLALAAFMVGFVAGDFVSGFVHWTADTWGTADWPFIGKALIRPFREHHVDQKEITRHGFVETNGNNCFISIPAAAGAALLPDETGWFFLAAMTFAMCLAIFGTNQFHKWAHMDAPPKIASLLQRAGLILPPDHHAVHHSAPYAKYYCITVGWLNEALFRFRFFHTLEKVITWLTGLTPREDDIGKRAALVVAQQPLPPLPELPKIVLPSIELPLDLQDVTGRPAAKPD
- a CDS encoding winged helix-turn-helix transcriptional regulator, with the protein product MGCMGEPTWGFLTNHFYVLRCIAQDPSVTLREVADRIGITERAVQRIVSELEQGGYLLRERAGRRNRYVLREGRPRRELDAALPMRELLGIARLPGIPSG
- a CDS encoding extracellular solute-binding protein, which gives rise to MLLACPPAPLTTAPGGPDCRAMSSLRSVAVAAALLAACSKPSAPQGPADVQVSTDLHPGMVDTALAMIARNGGPRGQRIAGMHAGVSSLPGPAGAPVAGTEQAPKPAAAGDVRWDSDPFGAIAAAAKGELLPAPTTGLDVPPLWKDPAGTWVAIGGRAVVLLVATDELGDHGAPVRFTALTESWLKGKVALPSPTAGMALAHFAALYAAWGAERMDAWLKQLKANEPQLYDNDDQVRQAVVSGRATVGLVASDEAAKAAASAAHVLAVYPNQKSIGTFVWPTALSVPKSAKNPESAQKLAERLADRSIEQLLVARVPGYLPLRNDIPVPPGVRSAANLVVVSVDPARIVTEIGQRKAALAAWAASIPHSLPGGAQAQTR